The following nucleotide sequence is from Psychroserpens sp. Hel_I_66.
AGCGAGTGCAGTAAGTACACCAATTAGTAAATACACAATTCCTTTCGCGCCCATTCCCAAACGGGCTATCATTTCTTTTTTTGAACTCATTTTGTTTTTATGTTGGTTACATCCTTAATATCTGTAATACTGTTGAGGTTTATTAACTGTTTTAAAAAATTTAGTAACGCAAAAGAGACATCCTTTTCTTTTTAACAACGTTATGTTTATTTTTAATGCTATAAATTTTTTAGATAATGATACAGGAAGGCACAAAAGTTAAATGGAAATGGGGAAAAGGGACAGCAACAGGAAAAGTCCAGGAAACCTACACAAAAAAAGTCACTAAAACCATCAAAGGAAACGAGGTCACCAGAAACGGAGAAGAAGGCGACAAAGCACTTTACATACAACAAGAAGATGGTGATTACGTTTTAAAATCTGAAAGTGAAGTAGAGCGCGCAGATTGAATGGCCAATTGTTTGTTAAGATTTAAAAATCAACTTATTTTCGTAGGAAGAAACTAGTTTTCCGTTTTCACGGAAATGAAAATAAATTTTCAATGAAATTTGCCATTATCAAAGAACGCAAAAACCCACCAGATAGACGTGTGGTATTCTCACCCGAAAAACTGGCAGAGGCACAACTTCAATTTCCAGAAGCTCAATTTGTGGTTGAATCATCAGACATTCGTGTGTTCTCTGACGATGCCTATCGTGAAAAAGGATTCACGGTAACAGATGATGTTTCAGATTGTGATGTAATGATTGGTGTTAAAGAAGTGCCTGTTGAGGCATTGCTTCCGAAGAAAAAATACTTTTTCTTTTCGCATACCATAAAAAAACAACCTTATAACAGAGAATTGCTTGTTGATATGCTAAATAAGCAAATCGAGATGTACGATCATGAAACCATTGTCAAGCAAAGTGGAGCAAGATTGATAGGTTTTGGTCGATATGCTGGACTTGTTGGGGCTTACAATGGGTTTAGGGCTCTGGGTTTGCGTGACGGATTATTCAAACTACCAAAAGTAGAAACGCTTGCAGATTTGAACGCTGTTAAGGCAGAATTAGATAAAATAAAACTACCAAACATAAAAATTTTACTTACAGGTACAGGCAAAGTAGCACTTGGCGCCAAAGAGATTTTAGATCATTTGGAGATTAAAGAAGTTAGTGATGCTTTGTACCTCACCTCTCAATTTACAGAACCGGTCTACGTCATGGCAGACGTTATGGAATACGCAAAACGAAAATATGGAAAAGTAGGTGACAAGTGGGAGTTTTATAAAGACCCAAGTGATTACGAAAGCAATTTTATGCCTTATGCCAAAGAAACCGACTATTTTATAGCTGGTCATTTTTACGGAAATAATGCACCCTATCTATTCACAAGAGAGGATGCAAAACATCCAGATTTTAGAATAAATTTAGTGGCAGACATTTCATGTGATATTGACGGTCCTGTAGCGAGCACAATAAAACCGTCAACCATTGCAGATCCTTTTTATGGTTACGATCCACTTACTGAAAAAGAAGTTGCTTTTGATGCTAAAGGTGCTATTACAGTTATGGCTGTAGATAATTTACCGTGTGAATTGCCAAAAGATGCCAGTGAAGGGTTTGGAGATATGTTTTTAGAAAACGTCATCCCAGCATTTTTTAATGGCGATGCTCGCGGAATTTTAAAACGAGCAAAAATCACAACTTCGGAAGGTAAGCTCACCGAGCGTTTTAAGTATTTGCAGGATTATGTGGATGGGGAATAATTAGTCAATAGGAAAATACTCCACAACCTCAAAATCAGCTTTATTAAGCTCTAAATAGAAATAGTGCATGGTGTCCTTTTTATTAAATTCACCATTATTATCGGTGTCTTCTAAAGTTTTGAAATAAAGCCTTTTATTTATAACCATTTCTTTCCATTGCACTAAATCTTGTAATTGTGGTGAAATTCTTTTAAAAATTGAGCCATCAATATCACTAACGTAAATCGACTTTAAATCCTTTTGATCCAATTTTCCGTTGGCATTTGTATCTTTATCAATAACATCATAAACGTAAAAGCCATTTTTCGTATCTTCAAAAATCATAAAAAGAAAAGACATTTGATGTATCTTAATAACCTCATTTGTAAGTGGTTTTAAAACATCTGAATTTACTTTTTGAAACTTCACATTAGATAAATCTCCTGCAATTTTATATCCATTAAAATTGGCAACACGATAATCTCCAGAATAATAATCCGCTCCACTAAAATATTCTGCTCGTGATTTCTGAATTTTATAATTACCAATTGGGTGAATGATATAGTTTGTGCTGTCGATATAGATTGGTAAATCTGCAATATCAACAGTATTATCTTCTTTTTTTACTGCGGAAGGTGTCATCTTAGTTTCAATGACTTTTCTGTTATCTCGTTTTTTACAAGCGTTCAACGAAAGAATAGCAATGAGTATTAAAATATAATGTTTCATGGTGTTAATGTTTAGAATTAGAAAAAGCCTTCAGCATCCAATAAGAAATCGACAAAAAGCTCCCAAAAGTTAATG
It contains:
- a CDS encoding NAD(P)-dependent oxidoreductase → MKFAIIKERKNPPDRRVVFSPEKLAEAQLQFPEAQFVVESSDIRVFSDDAYREKGFTVTDDVSDCDVMIGVKEVPVEALLPKKKYFFFSHTIKKQPYNRELLVDMLNKQIEMYDHETIVKQSGARLIGFGRYAGLVGAYNGFRALGLRDGLFKLPKVETLADLNAVKAELDKIKLPNIKILLTGTGKVALGAKEILDHLEIKEVSDALYLTSQFTEPVYVMADVMEYAKRKYGKVGDKWEFYKDPSDYESNFMPYAKETDYFIAGHFYGNNAPYLFTREDAKHPDFRINLVADISCDIDGPVASTIKPSTIADPFYGYDPLTEKEVAFDAKGAITVMAVDNLPCELPKDASEGFGDMFLENVIPAFFNGDARGILKRAKITTSEGKLTERFKYLQDYVDGE
- a CDS encoding DUF2945 domain-containing protein, which translates into the protein MIQEGTKVKWKWGKGTATGKVQETYTKKVTKTIKGNEVTRNGEEGDKALYIQQEDGDYVLKSESEVERAD